The following are encoded together in the Glycine max cultivar Williams 82 chromosome 8, Glycine_max_v4.0, whole genome shotgun sequence genome:
- the LOC100794695 gene encoding pentatricopeptide repeat-containing protein At2g31400, chloroplastic: MASTPTPRPHFSSVPPIPSNNNQRHHHNQNRSHHRRNNNRNRWSSSSTRFYSSPASSAGAGAGVPSAAATASAAFSSSLSPWLGAQKTRLAPEFSGRRSNRNPGKMNSGGPRAVPNNQQHSKAAEEVLHSLTNAGNDVSAIDSVLLHYRLYVAEDYVYLLKEFANTGDLLLATRTYDFAMSRATDNTFMGKLTSNMIRTLGRLKKIELALDLFEESRTRGYGNTVYSFSAMISALGRNNRFSEAVSLLRSMGKFGLEPNLVTYNAIIDAGAKGELTFEIVVKFLEEMIAAGCMPDRLTYNSLLKTCVAKGRWKLCRDLLAEMEWKGIGRDVYTYNTYVDALCKGGRMDLARHAIDVEMPAKNIWPNVVTYSTLMAGYSKAERFEDALNIYDEMKHLLIRLDRVSYNTLVGLYANLGWFEEAVGKFKEMECCGIKNDVVTYNALIEGYGRHNKYVEVQKLFDEMKARRIYPNDLTYSTLIKIYTKGRMYAEAMDVYRELKQEGMKTDVVFYSALIDALCKNGLIESSLRLLDVMTEKGSRPNVVTYNSIIDAFKIGQQLPALECAVDTPFQANEHQIKPSSSRLIVGNFQDQKTDIGNNDEIMKMLEQLAAEKAGLTKKDKRSRQDNFFIVQIFQKMHEMEIKPNVVTFSAILNACSCCETFQDASKLLDALRVFDSQVYGVAHGLLMGHRQGIWDQTQTLFDELEHLDSSTASAFYNALTDMLWHFGQKLGAQMVVIEGRNRNVWKGGWSTESLDLHLTSCGAACAMVHTWLLELRTTVFGGQKLPPILSILTGWGKHSKVVGNGTLRKAVEALLNGIGAPFQISECNLGRFKSEGPEVAAWLRQPSTLNVLLLHDCIVYSQPVERNQTFNIPSLGAL, from the exons ATGGCGTCAACCCCAACACCCCGACCCCACTTTTCCTCCGTTCCCCCAATACCCTCCAACAACAACCAGCGCCACCACCATAACCAAAACAGGAGCCATCACCGCCGCAACAACAACCGGAACCGGTGGTCTTCTTCTTCCACCAGGTTCTATTCCTCACCTGCATCAAGTGCTGGTGCAGGTGCAGGTGTTCCCTCTGCTGCTGCCACTGCCTCTGCTGCATTTTCATCCTCCCTGAGTCCGTGGCTTGGCGCCCAGAAAACCCGGCTGGCGCCCGAGTTTTCCGGCCGGCGGTCCAACCGGAACCCGGGGAAGATGAACTCCGGCGGCCCCAGGGCCGTCCCCAACAATCAGCAGCACTCGAAGGCTGCCGAGGAGGTCCTGCATAGCCTCACCAATGCTGGTAATGATGTTTCTGCCATAGATAGTGTGTTGCTTCATTATAGGCTTTATGTTGCTGAGGATTATGTTTATTTGCTTAAGGAGTTTGCCAATACTGGTGACCTATTGCTAGCCACTAGGACCTATGATTTTGCTATGAGTAGGGCTACTGATAATACTTTCATGGGGAAGTTGACCAGCAACATGATTAGGACCCTTGGCAGGTTAAAGAAGATTGAGCTTGCCTTGGATTTGTTTGAAGAGTCTAGGACTAGAGGGTATGGAAACACTGTCTATTCCTTTTCTGCCATGATTAGTGCACTTGGCAGGAACAATCGCTTTTCAGAGGCGGTGAGTTTGTTGAGGAGCATGGGAAAGTTTGGCTTGGAACCCAATTTGGTTACCTACAATGCCATTATTGATGCAGGGGCTAAAGGGGAACTTACCTTTGAAATAGTTGTTAAGTTTTTGGAGGAGATGATAGCTGCTGGCTGTATGCCGGATCGGCTTACTTACAATTCACTTCTCAAAACTTGTGTTGCGAAGGGTAGGTGGAAACTGTGTAGGGATTTGTTAGCTGAAATGGAATGGAAAGGGATTGGGCGTGATGTGTATACTTATAATACATATGTGGATGCGCTGTGTAAAGGTGGACGGATGGATCTTGCCAGGCATGCTATTGATGTGGAGATGCCTGCTAAGAACATTTGGCCCAATGTGGTGACTTATAGTACATTGATGGCTGGATATTCTAAGGCTGAGCGCTTTGAAGATGCCCTAAATATATATGATGAAATGAAGCACCTGCTGATTAGGTTGGACAGGGTGTCTTACAATACACTGGTTGGACTATATGCAAATCTTGGTTGGTTTGAGGAGGCAGTGGGTAAATTCAAAGAGATGGAGTGTTGTGGGATAAAAAATGACGTAGTAACTTATAATGCACTGATCGAGGGATATGGCAGACATAACAAGTATGTTGAGGTCCAAAAATTATTTGATGAGATGAAAGCAAGACGCATTTATCCTAATGATCTAACTTACTCaacattgattaaaatataCACTAAAGGTAGAATGTATGCTGAGGCGATGGATGTTTATAGAGAGCTAAAGCAGGAAGGCATGAAGACAGATGTTGTATTTTACAGTGCTCTAATTGATGCTTTATGCAAAAATGGTTTGATTGAATCTTCTCTGAGGCTGCTGGATGTGATGACAGAGAAAGGAAGTAGGCCAAATGTTGTGACTTACAACTCCATTATTGATGCCTTCAAAATAGGACAGCAGCTGCCAGCTCTGGAATGTGCTGTTGATACTCCTTTTCAAGCCAATGAGCATCAAATTAAACCTTCATCTTCTAGGCTTATTGTAGGTAACTTTCAAGATCAGAAGACTGACATTGGGAACAATGatgaaatcatgaagatgttggagcAACTTGCTGCTGAAAAAGCAGGTCTTACGAAGAAGGATAAGAGGAGCAGACAAGACAATTTCTTCATAGTGCAGATCTTTCAAAAAATGCACGAAATGGAAATCAAACCAAATGTTGTCACATTTTCAGCCATCTTGAATGCTTGCAG TTGTTGTGAGACATTTCAAGATGCTTCAAAGTTGTTAGATGCACTCCGAGTGTTTGATAGTCAGGTCTATGGCGTAGCTCATGGGCTACTTATGGGTCACAGGCAAGGCATATGGGATCAGACTCAGACACTATTTGATGAACTAGAGCACTTGGATTCTTCAACAGCATCTGCATTTTATAATGCTCTGACTGATATGTTGTGGCATTTTGGTCAG AAACTAGGGGCTCAAATGGTTGTGATTGAAGGAAGAAACCGAAATGTGTGGAAAGGGGGTTGGTCTACTGAATCCTTGGATCTACATCTAACGTCCTGTGGAGCAGCTTGTGCAATGGTGCATACATGGTTGCTTGAATTGCGTACCACTGTTTTTGGAGGCCAGAAGCTGCCTCCAATATTGAG TATATTAACTGGATGGGGCAAGCATAGCAAAGTAGTCGGCAATGGCACTTTAAGAAAGGCTGTCGAGGCACTCCTAAATGGCATTGGTGCACCCTTTCAGATTTCTGAGTGTAATTTGGGGAGGTTTAAATCAGAAGGACCTGAAGTAGCTGCTTGGTTGAGACAACCTAGCACATTGAATGTGCTGCTTCTCCATGATTGCATTGTTTATTCTCAACCAGTTGAGAGAAACCAAACATTCAATATACCATCTCTTGGTGCATTGTAG